The Pseudokineococcus lusitanus genome includes the window CGTGCTCACACGCCTGGACGCCTACTACGAGGGCACCCAGCGCCTCGAGCAGATGGGCATCGCCGTCCCGCCGCAGCTGGCCCGCTTCACCACGATGGTCAACTGGCCACGGGTGACGGCCGACAGCCTCAACCAGCGCTGCGGCGTCCGCGGCTTCCGCCTTCCCGGGCAGACCGGCACGGACGGTGACCTCGCCGACGTCTGGCAGGCCAACGACCTCGACGAGGAGTCCCAGCAGGCCCACCTCGACGCGCTCGTCTTCGGCCGCTCTTACGCCGCCGTCGGCACCCGCCACCCCGACGAGCCCGACGCCGACCTGCCGCTGGTCACCGTCGAGTCACCGCTGTGCATGACCCACGACGTCGACCCCCGCACGCGCCGCGTCACCCGGGCCCTGCGCAAGGTCCGCTCCGGCGACGTCGAGCTCGCCACGCTCTACCTGCCCGACGAGACCATCTGGCTCGAGCGCTCGCCCCGCACCCGAGGGTGGGAGGAGAAGGACCGCGACGACCACCAGCTCGGCGTCGTCCCCGTCGTCCCGCTGGTCAACCGCCCCCGGCTCGGCAACCGCTACGGCGTCTCCGAGATCGCCGACGTCATCAGCCTCACCGACGCCGCGTGCCGGGCACTGACCGACGCCCAGCTGGCCACCGAGGCGCTTGCCGTCCCGCAGAAGTACGTGCTCGGCGCAGCCGAGAAGGACTTCGTCGACCCGCAGGGCCGGCCGGTGACCAAGTGGGAGTCCTACTTCGGCGCCGTCTGGACGCTGATGAACGAGAAGGCGACCGTCGGCTCCTTTCCCGCGGCCGACCTCAAGAACTTCGAGACGATCGTCAACCACTACGCCAACCTCGTCTCGGGCGTCTCCGGGCTGCCGACCCGCTTCTACGGGCAGTACACGACCAACCCCCCGTCCGAGGGGTCGATCGTCGCCGACGAGACCCGCCTCATCCAGAACGCCTACCGCGTGCACGTCCAGGCCGGCGGCTTCTGGGAGAGCGTCATGCGGCTGTGCATGCGCCTGGTCTACGGCGAGTGGGACCCCGACCTCAAGCGGATGGAGACGCTCTGGCGCTCGCCGGAGACGCCCACCCGCGCTCAGCAGGCCGACGCGGTGCAGAAGCTCGCTACCACGGTCATCAACGGGGTGCCCCTGGTGCCGCTGGAGATGGCCCGCGAGAGCCTCGGCTGGTCCGAGGCCGACCTCGCCAGGGCCCGCGAGCTGGACGACAGCGGCCTCGAGCGCGACCCCGTCATGCGGGCGACGCGCGCGCTGAGGGACACCACCACGGCTCCGGCCGGTGACCAGCCCGCCGTGACCGCCTGAGCGACGGAGGTGGCCGGTGGTGCTGCCTGACGCCGTCTCCGAGCACTACCGCACCGTCCAGCGCACCCAGCTCGTCGTGGCCACGTCGATCGCCTCGCTGTGGGCGCGTGTCGGCGAGGACTTCGACGCCGGCTGGGACCCCGTCGCCGACCAGGCCTTCGAGCTCGTCAGCGCCGGCCAGCTGGCGGCCGCAGCGTCCGGCGCCGGGTACGTCGCCGAGGCCATGGCGCAGCAGCGCGACGGCGGGTCGGTCCTCGGCCGGGTCGTACCCGACGAGCTGGCCGGCGTCGCCGGCGACGGCCGCCCCCTCGAGGGGCTGCTCCGCGCCGGCGTCATCGAGGCGAAGCGAGCCGTCGGTCGCGGCCTCCCCGCCCATCGCGCCCTGAACGTCGGCGGCGACCGGCTCGCTCGAGCCGCCCGCACGGCTGTGGCCGACGCCGGCCGGGCCGCCGCGTCGGCCGCCGTGGCCGCGACACCCGACACCGGGTGGACCCGCATGGTCAACCCGCCGTGCTGCTCGCGGTGCGCGGTCCAGGCAGGCCGCTGGTTCCGCTTCAACCAGGGCTTCCAGCGGCACCCCCGCTGCGACTGCGTGCACGTGCCCACCCGCGAGGTCGCCGCCGGCGACGTGCGCACGAGCCCCCGGGCGCTCTTCGACGCCATGACGCCCGCCGAGCAGGACCACGCCTTCACCCGCGCCGGCGCAGCCGCCATCCGCGACGGCGCCGACATCGGCCAGGTCGTCAACGCCCGCCGAGGCGCCTCCGGCATGGCCACCGCGCAGCGGCTCACCACGGCGGAGCGAGAAGCGCTGCAGGGAGGCCGCTCACGCGGCCAGCTGCAGCGCGTCGACGTCTTCGGCCGCCGGCTCGCCATCACGACCGAGGGCACCACCCGCCGCGGCGTCGCCTACAGCTCGCTGGCCCGCCGCGGCGGCCGCGGCAGCGACGTCCGCGCCGACGGCGCCCGGTACTTCAGCGCCCGCGCCCCCCGGCTGATGCCCGAGGGCATCTACGAGGTCGCCACCAGCCGCGAGGACGCCGTCCGGCTCCTGCGCGCGAACGGCTACCTGCGCTGAGGCGCACCACAGACCACCCGCCACCACGGCGGGGACGCGCCCACGCCCGGCGCTCAACGGGCGGAGCACCACCCGACGGGGTCACGGAGGCACCACATGAGCAAGCGACTCACCGGCATCCGCACTGGGCTGTTCCTGCGCCTGGTCGAGGGCGAGCCCGGCGGCGAGCCCGCCGGCGGCGGCGCGGGCAGCGGGGGCAACCCGCCGGCCTTCGAGGCCGTCACCTCGCAGGAGGACTTCGACCGGCGCATCGCCGACCGGCTCCGCCGCGAGCGGGAGAAGTTCGCCGGCTTCGACGAGATCAAGCGCAAGGCCGACGCGTACGACGCGGCCGAGGTCGAGAAGCAGTCCGACGTCGAGAAGGCGAACGCGCGCGCCGCGGCCGCCGAGCAGCGCGCCACCGAGGCCGAGGCCAAGTCGCTGCGCCTCGACGTCGCCGCGGCGAAGGGCGTCCCCGCGGGGCTCGTCCCGCGGCTGCACGGCGCCACCCGCGAGGAGCTCGAGGCTGACGCCGACGCGCTGCTCGCACTCCTGCCCCCCGCGACCGGTGGCGGCACCGGCGGCACGCCGCCGCGGCCGCGGCCGGACAGCACGCAGGGGTCGTCGACGCCCGCGCGCGACAACGGCTCCCCGGAGCGGCGCGAGCAGATGTACCGGGCCCTGGGGCGTCCCGTCCCCAGCGCCTGACCAGCCACACGCAGCGACCCGCTGACGGTGGCGCGCACGACCACCACGACCACCACAACGACAGCGAGGAGCTGACGTGGAAGGCATCGCGCAGACGCGCACGGAGTACGGCAGCGGCAACCGCCGCTGGCTCGGGGACCTCCACGGTCTCAACAGCACCGAGGGCGGCACGCTCAACGGCGCCCTCTTCCCCGCCGGGACGTTCCCCGACGGGCTCGTCCGGTCGGGCACCGACCTCGGCCGGGTGACCGCGTCGGGGCTGCTCGGCCCGTACGACAACGCCGCCACCGACGGCCGCCAGACCTGCGTCGGGCACCTGGTCTCCGACCAGGTCGTCACGGCGACCTCGCGCAACGACGCGGCCCTGCTCAACCACGGCGCCGTCGTCCGCACGTACCTGCCCACCGGCTCCGGTCACGACGCGGCCGCCGAGGCCGACCTGCCCGGCATCCGCTACCGGAACGCCTGAGGAGGGCTGAGACATGCGCATCGTCACCGACCTCGTCGACCTGCAGGGCCTCACGGTCGACATCCGCGCGCTCGCGTTCCCGGAGAACGCGCTCGAGCGGCACCTGCCCACCGTCGTCGGGGAGACCGTCGACTACCGCTTGGCCGAGGCCGGCCGGTACAACCAGGCGACCGTCGTCCGCGCCTTCGACACCCCCGCGCCGCTGATCAGCCGCCCGGGCGTCGTCGAGACGAAGGGTGGCCTGCCGGCCATCTCGGCCATGGACGTCATCACCGAGACCGACAGCATCCGCGCGCGGCGCCTCAACGGGCTCAGCAACGCGGACGCCTTCGCGCCCACGGTGCCCGGCTCGGCGGCCCGCACCACCCAGGCGGTGCAGAACAAGTACGAGCTGCTCCGCGGGCAGGCGCTGTCCACCGGCGGCATCTCCATCGCCGAGAACGGCGTCGTGCAGGCGGTCGACTTCGGTGTGCCGACGGCCAACAAGTTCGTCCGCCCCGTCGCCTGGACGAACACCTCCGCCGACATCGTCAACGACCTGGTCACCTGGCACCAGCAGTTCATCGACTCCTCCGGCGGCCCCGCCGGCGAGATCGTCACGAGCTCGCGGGTCTTCCAGCAGGTCCTGCGCAGCCCCTCGGTGCGGGCGCTGTTCTCCCCGCAGCCGTCGGTCGTCACCCCGGACGCCGCGCGCTCGATCCTCGCGGCCTACGGGCTCCCGCCGATCGTCACCTACGACCGGCGCATCGAGGACGCGGCGGGGACCCTGCAGCGGGTCATCGCCGAGGACCGGGTCGTCTTCCTGCCCGGCGACGGCGCCACCGTCGGCCAGACGCAGCTCGGCATCACCGCCGAGGCCGTCGAGCTGGCCTCGCGCGGCGTCCTCGAGGCCGACCTCGCCCCCGGCCTCACCGCGGTCACGTACGTCATCGAGAACCCGGTCAGCACCGCGGTCCTCACGGCGTCCATCGGCCTGCCGGTCGTCCAGCGTCCGCGCTCCATCGTCACCGCCACGGTCCTCTGATGGCGGCGACCGACGGCGGCGGCCAGCGGCTCAAGGGCACGCTGGCCGCCCGGCACCCCCGGACGGACGAGCTCAGCACCTTCCCGCCCGGCACGCCCCGCGAGGAGCTGCCGAGCTGGGTGCAGGTCGACGACGGCGCCTTCGACGGCGAGCCGGCCCCCGCGCCGGCACCTCGCCGCCGTCGCCGCGCCGCCGCGGCCGCCAGCCCGCCCGAGAGCGAGGCGGGCGGCCAGGACGACGTGGGCGACGCGGACGACGTGGACGACCCGGAGGGCCACGACGGCTCCGAGGGCGACGACGACGGTCAGGACCCCGCGGTCGAGGTGAGCTCGGAGGACGGCCAG containing:
- a CDS encoding phage portal protein, giving the protein MPLSADETRDNLNALTGRLGREKSVLTRLDAYYEGTQRLEQMGIAVPPQLARFTTMVNWPRVTADSLNQRCGVRGFRLPGQTGTDGDLADVWQANDLDEESQQAHLDALVFGRSYAAVGTRHPDEPDADLPLVTVESPLCMTHDVDPRTRRVTRALRKVRSGDVELATLYLPDETIWLERSPRTRGWEEKDRDDHQLGVVPVVPLVNRPRLGNRYGVSEIADVISLTDAACRALTDAQLATEALAVPQKYVLGAAEKDFVDPQGRPVTKWESYFGAVWTLMNEKATVGSFPAADLKNFETIVNHYANLVSGVSGLPTRFYGQYTTNPPSEGSIVADETRLIQNAYRVHVQAGGFWESVMRLCMRLVYGEWDPDLKRMETLWRSPETPTRAQQADAVQKLATTVINGVPLVPLEMARESLGWSEADLARARELDDSGLERDPVMRATRALRDTTTAPAGDQPAVTA
- a CDS encoding capsid assembly scaffolding protein Gp46 family protein, with the protein product MSKRLTGIRTGLFLRLVEGEPGGEPAGGGAGSGGNPPAFEAVTSQEDFDRRIADRLRREREKFAGFDEIKRKADAYDAAEVEKQSDVEKANARAAAAEQRATEAEAKSLRLDVAAAKGVPAGLVPRLHGATREELEADADALLALLPPATGGGTGGTPPRPRPDSTQGSSTPARDNGSPERREQMYRALGRPVPSA
- a CDS encoding head decoration protein; protein product: MEGIAQTRTEYGSGNRRWLGDLHGLNSTEGGTLNGALFPAGTFPDGLVRSGTDLGRVTASGLLGPYDNAATDGRQTCVGHLVSDQVVTATSRNDAALLNHGAVVRTYLPTGSGHDAAAEADLPGIRYRNA
- a CDS encoding major capsid protein, which translates into the protein MRIVTDLVDLQGLTVDIRALAFPENALERHLPTVVGETVDYRLAEAGRYNQATVVRAFDTPAPLISRPGVVETKGGLPAISAMDVITETDSIRARRLNGLSNADAFAPTVPGSAARTTQAVQNKYELLRGQALSTGGISIAENGVVQAVDFGVPTANKFVRPVAWTNTSADIVNDLVTWHQQFIDSSGGPAGEIVTSSRVFQQVLRSPSVRALFSPQPSVVTPDAARSILAAYGLPPIVTYDRRIEDAAGTLQRVIAEDRVVFLPGDGATVGQTQLGITAEAVELASRGVLEADLAPGLTAVTYVIENPVSTAVLTASIGLPVVQRPRSIVTATVL